Proteins encoded in a region of the Quercus lobata isolate SW786 chromosome 8, ValleyOak3.0 Primary Assembly, whole genome shotgun sequence genome:
- the LOC115954686 gene encoding probably inactive leucine-rich repeat receptor-like protein kinase IMK2 gives MANQALLLNNFYKYPFQILEFLMKRRAGWHCISLNKKEKWKVQSKIHDPFHFLGFLKDLFLCSHFLLLFLLPVCFTKPVSSEIWDGVVVTQADYEALQAFKHELDDPRGFLRSWNDSGYGACSGGWTGIKCAQGQVIVLQLPWRGLGGRITEKIGQFQALRKLSLHDNVIEGSIPSSLGLLPSLRGVQLFNNRLSGSIPPSLGSCPLLQTLDISNNLLTGTIPDSLANSTKLYRLNLSLNSFSGSIPVSLTRSPSLMYLALQHNNLSGSIPNSWGGALEKNNFQLRSLAVDHNFFSGSIPASLGTLSELEEISLSNNQIIGSIPVEIGRLSRLRTLDISNNAINGSMPASVSNLSSLVLLNLESNNLDNQIPQDLDRLHKLSVLNLRRNQFRGSIPTTFGNISTLTQLDLSFNNLSGEIPASLADLRNLVSFNVSYNNLSGPVPTALSQKFNASSFVGNVQLCGFSGSISCPSQAPPSPKGSNAHHRNLGTKDIILIAAGALVIVLLVLCVILICCLMRKRAASKAKNGQATERAGAARAEKGVPPVGGEVEAGGEAGGKLVHFDGPMVFTADDLLCATAEIMGKSTYGTVYKATLEDGSEVAVKRLREKITKSQREFEAEVNVLGKIRHPNLLALRAYYLGPKGEKLLVFDYMRKGSLATFLHARGPDTPIDWPKRMKIAQGMTRGLFYLHTHENIIHGNLTSTNVLLDEHTNAKIADFGLSRLMTAAANSNVIATAGALGYRAPELSKLKKANTKTDVYSLGVIILELLTGKSPGEALNGVDLPQWVASIVKEEWTNEVFDLELMRDASTIGDELLNTLKLALHCVDPSPSARPEVQQVLQQLEEIRPEVASSSGDDGAGVPSTSE, from the exons ATGGCTAACCAAGCTTTACTTTTgaacaatttttacaaatacCCTTTTCAGATTCTTGAGTTTCTGATGAAAAGGAGGGCGGGTTGGCATTGTATTTCACTCAATAAGAAAGAGAAGTGGAAGGTTCAGTCTAAAATCCATGATCCTTTTCATttcttggggtttttgaaaGATCTCTTCCTTTGCTCCCactttttgttgctttttttgCTACCAGTATGTTTCACTAAGCCTGTTTCAAGCGAGATTTGGGATGGGGTAGTTGTCACACAAGCTGACTATGAAGCACTTCAAGCATTCAAGCATGAATTAGATGACCCCAGAGGGTTCTTAAGGAGCTGGAATGATAGTGGCTATGGAGCTTGTTCAGGTGGTTGGACTGGAATTAAGTGTGCACAAGGACAGGTTATTGTACTCCAGCTTCCATGGAGAGGACTTGGAGGCCGAATCACTGAAAAGATTGGCCAATTTCAGGCTCTTCGAAAGCTTAGCCTCCATGACAATGTTATTGAAGGTTCAATCCCTTCCTCATTGGGGCTTCTCCCAAGTCTCAGAGGAGTTCAGCTATTCAACAATAGGCTTTCAGGTTCAATCCCTCCTTCATTAGGTTCATGTCCTTTGCTCCAAACACTTGATATTAGTAACAATTTACTCACTGGGACAATCCCAGATAGTCTTGCAAACTCTACCAAACTTTATAGGCTTAATCTAAGCCTCAATTCGTTTTCGGGTTCAATCCCTGTTAGCCTCACTCGCTCTCCTTCCCTTATGTACCTTGCTCTCCAACACAATAACCTCTCTGGCTCTATCCCAAACTCGTGGGGTGGAGCACTAGAAAAGAACAACTTTCAACTTAGGTCATTGGCCGTTGATCATAACTTCTTCTCTGGAAGCATTCCAGCTTCTTTAGGCACATTAAGTGAGCTTGAAGAGATTTCGCTTAGTAATAACCAGATTATTGGATCAATCCCAGTTGAAATAGGGAGGCTTTCTAGGCTAAGAACATTGGATATCTCTAATAATGCCATAAATGGAAGCATGCCTGCCAGTGTCTCTAATCTATCCTCACTTGTTCTTTTGAATCTTGAGAGCAACAACCTTGATAACCAAATCCCACAAGATCTTGACAGATTACATAAACTTTCTGTTCTAAATTTGAGGAGAAACCAATTTAGGGGTAGCATTCCCACTACTTTTGGCAACATTTCCACTCTTACACAACTAGATTTATCCTTCAATAATCTTAGTGGAGAAATCCCAGCTTCCCTTGCTGATctaagaaaccttgtttctttcAATGTTTCTTACAATAATCTCTCTGGTCCTGTTCCCACTGCTCTCTCTCAGAAATTTAATGCAAGCTCTTTTGTGGGGAACGTTCAGCTATGTGGGTTTAGTGGTTCAATTTCATGTCCTTCCCAAGCACCCCCATCTCCAAAGGGATCAAATGCCCATCACCGCAATCTAGGTACCAAAGACATAATTCTCATAGCAGCTGGAGCCCTCGTCATTGTTCTGCTCGTTCTTTGTGTCATATTGATCTGCTGCTTGATGAGGAAAAGAGCAGCATCAAAAGCAAAGAATGGTCAGGCCACAGAAAGAGCCGGTGCTGCAAGGGCTGAAAAGGGGGTCCCACCTGTTGGGGGTGAAGTAGAAGCAGGCGGAGAGGCAGGGGGGAAACTAGTCCATTTTGATGGACCAATGGTTTTTACAGCAGATGATCTTTTATGTGCTACCGCAGAGATAATGGGGAAGAGTACTTATGGAACTGTCTATAAGGCCACATTGGAGGATGGGAGTGAAGTTGCTGTgaagagattgagagagaaaataacTAAAAGTCAGAGAGAATTTGAAGCTGAGGTTAATGTTCTTGGGAAAATCAGGCACCCAAATCTATTGGCACTCAGGGCTTATTACTTGGGACCCAAAGGAGAAAAGCTTCTTGTTTTTGATTACATGCGTAAAGGGAGTCTTGCAACATTCCTCCATG CTCGTGGTCCTGATACACCCATTGATTGGccaaaaaggatgaaaatagcGCAGGGCATGACTCGCGGCCTATTCTACCTTCACACACATGAGAACATCATACATGGGAACCTCACATCCACCAATGTCCTGCTTGATGAGCACACCAATGCCAAAATTGCAGACTTTGGCCTCTCTCGGCTAATGACAGCTGCTGCTAATTCTAATGTGATTGCTACTGCAGGAGCATTAGGCTATCGAGCACCTGAGCTTTCAAAGCTCAAGAAAGCCAACACGAAAACTGATGTATACAGTCTTGGGGTTATCATATTGGAGCTCCTAACAGGAAAGTCTCCTGGTGAGGCATTGAATGGTGTGGATTTGCCTCAGTGGGTTGCCTCTATTGTAAAAGAGGAGTGGACAAATGAAGTTTTCGATTTAGAGTTGATGAGGGATGCATCTACAATTGGTGATGAGTTGCTAAACACATTAAAACTGGCTTTGCATTGTGTTGATCCTTCCCCGTCAGCTCGACCGGAAGTTCAGCAGGTTCTCCAGCAACTAGAAGAGATTAGACCCGAGGTAGCTTCCAGTTCAGGTGACGATGGAGCTGGAGTCCCTTCAACAAGCGAGTAG